One window of Peptococcaceae bacterium genomic DNA carries:
- the cobM gene encoding precorrin-4 C(11)-methyltransferase, whose translation MKVYFIGAGPGDPELLTIKGRRIIQEADVIVYAGSLVNPAVLQGHKKEAAVYDSSSLNLPEVLQIMIEGAKAGKTVARVHSGDPSIYGAVREQVDGLAAQGIDCEVVPGVSSFTAAAAALKAEYTLPGVSQAVILTRQEGRTPVPDGQGLAELARIRASLAVFLSAHLIEEVAAALIPAYGEDGPAAVVQKVTWPDEKIIRGTLKDIARKARKEGIEKTALVLVGGFLGNRYQFSKLYDPAFSHGFRGGRP comes from the coding sequence ATGAAAGTCTATTTTATAGGGGCGGGGCCGGGGGACCCGGAACTGTTGACTATCAAGGGCAGGAGGATCATCCAGGAAGCGGATGTCATTGTTTATGCCGGCTCGCTGGTCAACCCCGCCGTGCTGCAGGGACATAAAAAAGAGGCGGCTGTTTACGACAGTTCTTCCTTGAACCTTCCGGAGGTCCTGCAGATAATGATTGAAGGCGCGAAAGCGGGCAAAACGGTAGCCCGCGTGCATTCGGGAGACCCCAGTATATACGGCGCCGTGCGTGAACAGGTAGACGGCCTGGCCGCGCAGGGCATTGACTGCGAGGTCGTCCCCGGTGTCAGTTCTTTCACGGCTGCGGCTGCCGCCCTTAAAGCTGAATACACCCTGCCCGGTGTTTCCCAGGCGGTGATCCTCACCAGGCAGGAGGGAAGGACGCCTGTCCCGGACGGCCAGGGACTGGCCGAGTTGGCCAGGATAAGGGCTTCGCTGGCTGTTTTTTTAAGCGCGCACCTTATCGAGGAAGTGGCGGCTGCCCTTATCCCGGCATACGGCGAGGACGGCCCGGCCGCCGTGGTTCAGAAGGTGACCTGGCCGGATGAAAAGATAATCAGGGGAACGTTGAAGGACATTGCCCGCAAAGCGAGGAAAGAGGGGATTGAGAAGACGGCCCTGGTTCTGGTGGGCGGTTTCCTGGGCAACCGATACCAGTTTTCAAAATTGTACGATCCCGCTTTCAGCCACGGTTTTAGGGGCGGCCGTCCATGA
- the cbiT gene encoding precorrin-6Y C5,15-methyltransferase (decarboxylating) subunit CbiT has protein sequence MMINKRSYTVPGIPDRLFLRGNVPMTKEEVRVLCLSKMGVGPGGVFLDIGAGTGSISVECALLAPGGKVIAVEKEGRAVELIEKNCERFGVSNVRVIQGEAPSCLEGLPPADGVVIGGSGGKLEAIVDRSAGLLKPGGRLVINAVLLETAQAGLGFMKKAGLTWVEVTFAALARGRELGGGTALEPLNPVFLVRGIKPCGRKER, from the coding sequence ATGATGATCAATAAACGTTCTTATACGGTGCCGGGGATACCGGACAGGCTTTTCCTGCGCGGAAACGTTCCCATGACCAAGGAGGAGGTCAGGGTCCTTTGCCTGTCCAAAATGGGGGTCGGCCCTGGCGGGGTTTTTCTGGACATCGGCGCCGGTACGGGCTCCATTTCCGTGGAGTGCGCGCTGCTGGCGCCTGGAGGAAAGGTCATTGCGGTGGAAAAGGAAGGGCGGGCGGTGGAACTGATCGAAAAAAACTGCGAGCGGTTCGGCGTTTCCAACGTGCGGGTCATCCAGGGGGAAGCGCCTTCCTGCCTGGAGGGGCTTCCGCCGGCGGATGGAGTTGTGATCGGCGGCAGCGGCGGAAAACTGGAAGCTATTGTGGACCGGTCCGCCGGGCTGTTGAAACCGGGTGGGCGCCTGGTGATCAACGCTGTTCTCCTGGAGACGGCGCAGGCCGGCCTAGGCTTCATGAAAAAGGCGGGTCTTACTTGGGTGGAAGTAACGTTTGCGGCGCTGGCCCGCGGGAGAGAACTTGGCGGAGGGACGGCCCTGGAACCGCTGAATCCCGTCTTTCTGGTCCGAGGCATCAAGCCCTGTGGACGAAAGGAGCGGTAA